A region of Blastocatellia bacterium DNA encodes the following proteins:
- a CDS encoding UBP-type zinc finger domain-containing protein: protein MTPQCSHLDQIRSVTPSAKGCEDCLKIGDRWVHLRLCETCGHVGCCDSSPNKHATKHYHATQHPIIKSFEPGEEWGYCYPDDLFFESL from the coding sequence ATGACGCCTCAGTGCTCCCACCTCGATCAGATACGATCAGTTACGCCCAGCGCCAAGGGCTGTGAAGATTGCCTGAAGATCGGTGACCGTTGGGTGCATCTGCGCCTGTGCGAAACCTGCGGCCACGTCGGCTGTTGTGATAGCTCTCCGAATAAGCACGCGACCAAACACTATCACGCCACGCAGCACCCGATCATCAAATCCTTCGAGCCCGGTGAGGAGTGGGGCTATTGCTACCCGGACGACCTTTTCTTTGAGTCGCTGTGA
- a CDS encoding orotidine 5'-phosphate decarboxylase / HUMPS family protein: MHPPIVQISLDLTDLGEALETARIAVAAGVDWLEAGTPLLLAEGLHSVRALRAAFPDVPLVADLKTMDGGYLEAEMVARAGATHLVVMGRAHQETIKAVVKAGRDFGLKIMGDDLACADKPAAARMMEDLGVDYIVHHTGYDERNGAQAEGRGRLTPLDELDAVVRAVRIPVQAVGGLTVEEAIDMPKRGAPLVVIGAPLAIAADSFNVVEGDLQALLAEITRRIRG, from the coding sequence ATGCATCCCCCTATCGTGCAGATTTCGCTGGACCTCACCGACCTCGGCGAGGCGCTGGAGACGGCGCGCATCGCCGTGGCGGCGGGCGTAGACTGGCTCGAAGCCGGGACGCCGCTGTTGCTGGCCGAAGGCTTGCACAGCGTGCGCGCCTTGCGCGCCGCCTTCCCTGATGTTCCGCTCGTCGCCGACCTGAAGACGATGGATGGCGGCTACCTGGAAGCCGAGATGGTGGCGCGGGCGGGCGCGACGCATCTGGTCGTCATGGGCCGCGCGCATCAAGAAACCATCAAAGCCGTCGTCAAGGCCGGGCGCGATTTCGGCCTCAAGATCATGGGCGATGATCTCGCCTGCGCCGATAAGCCGGCGGCGGCGCGGATGATGGAAGACCTCGGCGTAGATTACATCGTGCATCACACAGGCTATGACGAGCGCAACGGCGCGCAGGCTGAAGGGCGCGGGCGACTCACCCCGCTCGACGAGCTGGACGCCGTGGTGCGCGCCGTCCGCATCCCCGTGCAGGCGGTCGGCGGGTTGACCGTCGAAGAGGCGATTGACATGCCGAAGCGCGGTGCGCCGCTCGTCGTCATCGGCGCGCCGCTGGCCATCGCCGCCGATTCGTTCAACGTCGTCGAGGGCGATTTGCAAGCCTTGCTCGCGGAGATCACGCGGAGGATTCGCGGATGA
- a CDS encoding DUF5996 family protein — protein sequence MKNDIWPALPLEEWQDTYATLHMWTQVVGKIRLAQTPVVNHWWNVPLYVTARGLTTSAMPYRNRSFEIDFDFIDHQLLIKCDDGATANLALAPRSVAEFHREVKRMLGGLGIEVNIWPVPVEVQDPIPFEQDDKNTAYDPEYAQRFWRILERTNTVFTEFRSRFLGKCSPVHFFWGSFDLAVTRFSGRLAPEREGADLITREAYSHECISHGFWPGQRAAGPVERSQSDGMIYAPAFYSYTAPPPPGLNEAKIRPEQAYYSGQLNEFILLYDDMRQADSPEAALMDFLQSTYEAGADLAHWDRAALERPGG from the coding sequence TTGAAGAATGACATCTGGCCGGCTTTGCCGCTGGAAGAGTGGCAGGACACTTACGCGACGCTGCACATGTGGACGCAGGTCGTCGGCAAGATCCGTCTAGCGCAAACCCCTGTCGTCAACCACTGGTGGAATGTGCCGCTGTATGTGACGGCGCGCGGGCTGACCACTTCGGCGATGCCTTACCGGAATCGCAGCTTTGAGATCGACTTCGATTTCATTGACCATCAACTCCTCATCAAGTGTGACGACGGGGCAACCGCAAACCTCGCGCTGGCGCCACGGTCGGTCGCCGAGTTTCACCGCGAAGTGAAACGCATGCTCGGCGGTCTCGGCATCGAGGTGAACATCTGGCCGGTGCCCGTGGAGGTGCAAGACCCGATTCCCTTCGAGCAGGATGACAAGAACACCGCATACGACCCCGAATACGCGCAGCGGTTCTGGCGCATTCTGGAGCGCACCAACACCGTATTCACCGAGTTTCGCTCGCGCTTTCTCGGCAAGTGTAGCCCTGTGCATTTCTTCTGGGGCAGCTTCGATCTGGCGGTGACGCGGTTTTCGGGCAGACTGGCACCGGAGCGCGAGGGAGCGGACTTGATTACGCGCGAAGCCTACTCGCACGAATGTATCAGTCACGGCTTCTGGCCCGGTCAGCGTGCCGCCGGCCCCGTCGAACGCTCGCAGTCGGACGGCATGATCTACGCGCCCGCTTTCTATTCCTATACCGCGCCGCCGCCGCCCGGCTTGAACGAAGCGAAAATTCGCCCGGAGCAAGCCTACTACAGCGGGCAGCTTAATGAATTCATCTTGCTCTATGATGACATGCGACAAGCCGACTCGCCCGAAGCCGCGCTGATGGATTTTCTCCAGAGCACGTATGAGGCGGGGGCCGACCTCGCGCACTGGGACCGCGCGGCATTAGAGCGCCCCGGCGGCTGA